In a genomic window of Tamandua tetradactyla isolate mTamTet1 chromosome 17, mTamTet1.pri, whole genome shotgun sequence:
- the LOC143661164 gene encoding endogenous retrovirus group K member 24 Gag polyprotein-like, translating into MGQSESSPLLAPLMTLLKRRGLSVKKSSLLRFLDDVTVFAPWFAQTGSLSLPSWIKLGHDMDRARRTGLCLDPILVPVWEAVRACLEAEAATGLGPSLVLQQARGALRETQSVLSADGSCKGEPPIRERPESSDGSDTSDSESDDDQNEGVDEPPLIDWERPPASPTQPSAPPMSTRRFSASGHGDPAKKPHRGLPLVAESGCTGPPLHSPEFPGSWVGEGQPQLYPPPAYAGPQDSISLSSGKRHFWKWTPSFTFRPFGVLGGYQPLKSEPDSEMYPVIINPQGGNQHESYDYKVLRELRQAVHQYGPNAPFTLNLVENLATLNHTPADIYQLARACLPPGRYIDWKAWFEELAEEQAAKNAAVRRGAWNADMLLGKGPHSQNQTGFPIEVYGQIFRCFIGAWKKLTSQGEAQASLSNIHQGPTEPFVEFVARMQNTAERIFTDPGIAETVVKQMIFEQCNKDCKVILVQNKGKSLTDWVRLCRDAGSPLTSTTLAAMLASSLRVNAEQAKNAGARQKGCFQCGKPGHIKRNCPNMSQLTHTQQVAKLCGRCRKGPHRAEDCRSAFDANGKRLSGRPEQAPKNGQRGSAFPVDPLAGNTMMQHQSKSVPPMSQQDWTSVPPPHSY; encoded by the coding sequence ATGGGGCAGTCCGAAAGCTCACCCCTGTTAGCTCCACTAATGACCCTCTTGAAACGGCGGGGCCTCTCAGTTAAGAAAAGTTCTCTCCTAAGGTTCCTTGATGATGTTACAGTTTTTGCCCCCTGGTTCGCCCAGACTGGGAGCCTTAGTTTGCCCTCCTGGATAAAGCTTGGCCACGACATGGACCgagcgcgccggacgggcctatgTCTGGACCCAATCCTAGTTCCCGTTTGGGAGGCTGTTCGCgcttgtcttgaggcagaggcTGCCACGGGCCTCGGCCCGTCCCTCGTCCTGCAGCAGGCACGGGGCGCGCTTCGGGAAACTCAATCAGTTTTGTCTGCGGATGGCTCCTGTAAAGGGGAGCCGCCAATCCGTGAACGGCCAGAGTCCAGCGATGGTTCGGACACCTCTGACTCTGAGTCGGATGATGATCAGAATGAGGGTGTGGACGaacctccgctgatcgattgggagAGGCCCCCTGCCTCACCCACGCAGCCCTCTGCCCCGCCAATGAGTACGCGGCGGTTTTCGGCGAGTGGTCACGGCGATCCCGCCAAAAAACCTCACCGAGGGCTCCccctggtggccgaatcaggctGCACTGGCCCGCCCTTGCACAGCCCAGAGTTCCCTGGAAGCTGGGTAGGGGAGGGGCAGCCACAGCTGTATCCCCCacctgcgtacgcaggccctcaggACTCCATCTCATTAAGCAGTGGTAaaaggcatttctggaaatggaccCCTTCATTTACCTTTAGACCTTTCGGAGTTCTAGGCGGATACCAGCCGCTTAAATCAGAACCAGACTCAGAAATGTATCCGGTTATCATCAATCCCCAAGGTGGTAATCAGCATGAATCCTATGATTATAAAGTTCTGAGGGAATTGAGGCAAGCCGTCCATCAATATGgccccaatgctccttttacGTTAAATTTAGTTGAAAATCTTGCCACCCTAAACCACACGCCCGCAGATATATACCAGCTAGCCCGTGCTTGTTTGCCACCGGGTCGGTATATAGACTGGAAGGCCTGGTTTGAAGAGCTAGCTGAAGAGCAAGCCGCGAAAAACGCCGCGGTTAGACGTGGCGCCTGGAATGCGGACATGCTCCTAGGGAAAGGGCCCCACTCCcaaaatcaaacagggttccctatAGAAGTCTATGGGCAGATCTTCCGCTGCTTCATAGGTGCCTGGAAGAAATTAACGAGCCAGGGAGAAGCTCAAGCATCTCTCAGTAacatacaccagggccccactgaaccatttGTCGAGTTCGTAGCTAGGATGCAAAACACAGCAGAAAGGATTTTCACCGACCCAGGGATAGCAGAAACTGTagtcaaacaaatgatatttgaacaatgcaaCAAAGACTGCAAGGTAATCCTAGTGCAGAACAAGGGTAAAAGCCTAACCGATTGGGTTCGTTTATGCAGGGACGCTGGCAGCCCACTAACTAGTACAACTCTAGCTGCCATGCTGGCTAGCTCACTGCGAGTAAATGCAGAACAAGCTAAGAACGCAGGAGCGAGGCAGAAAGGATGTTTCCAATGTGGAAAACcaggacacattaaaagaaattgtcCTAATATGAGCCAGCTAACCCACACTCAACAGGTGGCCAAGCTCTGTGGCCGTTGCcgtaagggaccccatcgcgcggaggactgtagatcagccttcgatgCAAACGGCAAGCGCCTCTCTGGCCGCCCGGAGCAGGcgccaaaaaacgggcagagggggtccgccttTCCGGTGGACCCCCTTGCTGGCAATACAATGATGCAACACCAGTCCAAGTCCGTGCCTCCCATGagtcagcaggactggacctctgtgccacctccacaCTCATACTGA